In a genomic window of Streptomyces noursei ATCC 11455:
- the aroC gene encoding chorismate synthase: MSRLRWLTAGESHGPALVATLEGLPAGVPITTEMVADALARRRLGYGRGARMKFEQDEVTFLGGVRHGRTLGSPVAIMVGNTEWPKWEQVMAADPVDEAELATLARNAPLTRPRPGHADLAGMQKYGFDEARPILERASARETAARVALGTVARSFLKETAGIEIVSHVVELASAKAPYGVYPTPADVEKLDADPVRCLDADASKAMVAEIDQAHKDGDTLGGVVEVLAYGVPVGLGSHVHWDRRLDARLAAALMGIQAIKGVEVGDGFDLARVPGSKAHDEIVATDEGIKRASGRSGGTEGGLTTGELLRVRAAMKPIATVPRALATIDVTTGEATKAHHQRSDVCAVPAAGIVAEAMVALVLADAVVEKFGGDSVPETHRNVRSFLDNLAIK; encoded by the coding sequence TTGAGCAGGTTGCGCTGGCTGACGGCGGGGGAGTCGCACGGCCCCGCACTCGTGGCGACGCTGGAGGGCCTTCCCGCCGGCGTGCCGATCACCACGGAGATGGTGGCGGACGCCCTGGCCCGCCGCCGGCTCGGCTATGGCCGCGGTGCCCGGATGAAGTTCGAGCAGGACGAGGTCACCTTCCTCGGCGGCGTGCGGCACGGCCGGACGCTGGGCTCCCCGGTGGCGATCATGGTCGGCAACACCGAGTGGCCCAAGTGGGAGCAGGTCATGGCCGCCGACCCGGTGGACGAGGCGGAGCTGGCCACGCTGGCCCGCAACGCCCCGCTGACCCGGCCCCGCCCCGGCCACGCCGACCTCGCCGGCATGCAGAAGTACGGCTTCGACGAGGCCCGCCCGATCCTGGAGCGCGCCTCCGCCCGCGAGACCGCCGCCCGGGTCGCCCTGGGCACCGTCGCCCGCTCCTTCCTGAAGGAGACGGCCGGCATCGAGATCGTCTCGCACGTCGTCGAGCTGGCCTCGGCCAAGGCCCCCTACGGCGTCTACCCCACGCCCGCCGACGTCGAGAAGCTGGACGCCGACCCGGTGCGCTGCCTGGACGCCGACGCGTCGAAGGCGATGGTCGCCGAGATCGACCAGGCCCACAAGGACGGCGACACGCTCGGCGGCGTCGTCGAGGTGCTGGCCTACGGCGTGCCGGTCGGCCTCGGCTCGCACGTCCACTGGGACCGCCGGCTGGACGCCCGGCTGGCCGCCGCCCTCATGGGCATCCAGGCCATCAAGGGCGTCGAGGTCGGCGACGGCTTCGACCTGGCGCGGGTGCCCGGCTCCAAGGCGCACGACGAGATCGTCGCCACCGACGAGGGCATCAAGCGCGCCTCCGGCCGCTCCGGCGGCACCGAGGGCGGCCTGACCACCGGTGAACTCCTGCGCGTCCGGGCCGCGATGAAGCCGATCGCGACCGTGCCGCGGGCGCTGGCGACGATCGACGTCACCACCGGCGAGGCCACCAAGGCGCACCACCAGCGCTCCGACGTCTGCGCGGTCCCGGCCGCCGGCATCGTCGCCGAGGCGATGGTGGCGCTGGTGCTGGCCGACGCGGTGGTGGAGAAGTTCGGCGGCGACAGCGTGCCGGAGACCCACCGCAACGTCCGCAGCTTCCTCGACAACCTGGCGATCAAGTGA
- the rpsD gene encoding 30S ribosomal protein S4 produces MNQSRPKVKKSRALGIALTPKAVKYFEARPYPPGEHGRGRKQTSDYKVRLLEKQRLRAQYDISERQMVRAYDRARKVEGKTGEALIVELERRLDALVLRSGLARTIYQARQMVVHGHISVNDRKVDKPSFRVRPGDVVMVRERSREKHPFQVAREGGYATDGETPRYLEVNLQALAFRLDRDPNRKEIPVICDEQLVVEYYAR; encoded by the coding sequence GTGAACCAGTCGCGTCCCAAGGTCAAGAAGTCCCGCGCGCTCGGCATCGCGCTGACGCCGAAGGCAGTCAAGTACTTCGAGGCCCGTCCCTACCCGCCCGGCGAGCACGGCCGTGGCCGCAAGCAGACCAGCGACTACAAGGTCCGCCTGCTGGAGAAGCAGCGTCTGCGCGCTCAGTACGACATCAGTGAGCGCCAGATGGTCCGTGCCTACGACCGCGCTCGGAAGGTCGAAGGCAAGACGGGCGAGGCCCTGATCGTCGAGCTTGAGCGCCGTCTGGACGCGCTCGTCCTGCGTTCCGGTCTGGCCCGGACCATCTACCAGGCCCGCCAGATGGTCGTGCACGGCCACATCTCGGTGAACGACCGCAAGGTCGACAAGCCGTCCTTCCGCGTCCGCCCCGGCGACGTCGTGATGGTCCGCGAGCGCAGCCGCGAGAAGCACCCCTTCCAGGTTGCCCGCGAGGGTGGCTACGCCACCGACGGCGAGACCCCGCGCTACCTGGAGGTCAACCTCCAGGCGCTGGCGTTCCGCCTGGACCGGGACCCCAACCGCAAGGAGATCCCGGTGATCTGCGACGAGCAGCTCGTCGTCGAGTACTACGCCCGCTGA
- a CDS encoding DUF6167 family protein → MFRRAFWFTTGAAAGVWATNKVHQKLRKLQPDSLAAQAADKAVETGHRLRQFALDVRAGMADREEQLHDALGLAEPTEVRELPAPRRAVPHLPYRTTRTPGLTGPTGNEDH, encoded by the coding sequence ATGTTCCGCCGTGCATTCTGGTTCACCACCGGCGCCGCCGCCGGGGTGTGGGCCACCAACAAGGTCCACCAGAAGCTGCGCAAGCTGCAGCCCGACAGCCTCGCCGCGCAGGCCGCGGACAAGGCCGTCGAGACCGGCCACCGGCTGCGTCAATTTGCATTGGACGTACGGGCCGGAATGGCGGACCGTGAAGAGCAACTGCACGACGCCCTCGGGCTCGCGGAGCCCACTGAGGTGCGCGAGCTGCCCGCACCGCGCCGTGCGGTGCCTCACCTGCCCTACCGAACCACGAGAACACCCGGCCTGACCGGACCGACCGGAAATGAGGACCACTGA
- a CDS encoding DUF2470 domain-containing protein, producing MASLDIPGVEDSDEAGLSAPVCRTVTPEGDVLLLVPGGSAAARAAAHAQDDDLPAVMEITDVAPVSVPYRIRGRAWVAGWLTPVRNEQRARAAMLLAERHPVGELLGIDEALAPDPAPGLYGRPAWMLLRLEVGEGAVDDLWGAEPFEPEEFAAAAPDPLVAHEAELLQHLHTAHAEQVRGLCALLGERAEVCGLGDRAVPVGLDRFGLRVRFVQGSGGRPPGDGGTDRDRRTFDARFDFPEPVRDIVELRRAMHVLFEAAAS from the coding sequence ATGGCGTCGCTGGACATCCCCGGAGTCGAGGATTCCGACGAGGCCGGCCTCTCGGCCCCCGTCTGCCGGACCGTGACGCCCGAAGGAGACGTGCTGCTCTTGGTTCCTGGGGGTTCCGCGGCCGCTCGGGCCGCCGCGCACGCCCAGGACGACGACCTTCCCGCCGTGATGGAGATCACGGATGTGGCGCCGGTTTCGGTGCCCTACCGGATCCGCGGCCGCGCCTGGGTGGCCGGCTGGCTCACCCCCGTGCGCAACGAGCAGCGCGCCCGGGCCGCGATGCTGCTCGCCGAGCGGCACCCGGTGGGCGAGCTGCTGGGCATCGACGAGGCCCTGGCACCGGACCCGGCACCGGGCCTCTACGGGCGGCCCGCCTGGATGCTGCTGCGCCTGGAGGTCGGCGAGGGTGCGGTGGACGACCTGTGGGGCGCGGAGCCCTTCGAACCGGAGGAGTTCGCCGCCGCGGCACCCGACCCGCTGGTCGCCCACGAGGCGGAGCTGCTCCAGCACCTGCACACGGCCCACGCCGAGCAGGTGCGCGGGCTGTGCGCGCTGCTCGGCGAGCGCGCCGAGGTCTGCGGGCTCGGCGACCGGGCCGTGCCGGTGGGGCTGGACCGCTTCGGGCTGCGGGTCCGCTTCGTTCAGGGGTCCGGGGGGCGTCCCCCGGGGGACGGCGGCACCGACCGCGACCGGCGGACCTTCGACGCCCGCTTCGACTTCCCCGAGCCGGTCCGGGACATCGTCGAGCTGCGCCGGGCGATGCACGTCCTCTTCGAGGCCGCGGCGAGCTGA
- the mltG gene encoding endolytic transglycosylase MltG, whose amino-acid sequence MTEYGRGYGSEPWHPDDPLYGDRGPYGSQDQQPQWAGQQPAGYPHQQYPHEQHPQHPHPQHQQQHPQQYPAGHGGWDGTQQPGGQGSYDPYDPYGQHPQPDPYLQPGQDYRAPQHTGQHYAGQEYAGQEYYAGQDGYPLDGTQQIPAQPPAPQHGMPEQAPADPHRQPYGQAPHPQRPADYPPDPGPQQHPQAGPHHDEPGAGDDWRAAPDADGLEPRAPERDHPFFADDPDAEDEGYDDEDDRQSGRDRRGRKNKNKKNKRRSGTACLVVTLALAGVVGGVGYFGYDFFMRHFGSSPDYEGEGTGEVQVQIPDGVLLSEMGTILARDGVIKSAGAFTEAAGDNKKAQSLQPGTYTLRKQMSAAAAIDLMLDPKSRNGLTIREGLRSSAVYELIDKKLKLKTGTTKEIAHSQAKNLGLPSWADDSPKIKDPLEGFLYPSTYSVGDHAKPADVLRQMISRANQEYQKYDLETNAKKFHLDSPLQLITVASLTQAEGMTHDDFRKMAAVVYNRLAPTNTATNQKLEFDSTFNYLKNQSKINIGTKEIRNFDDPYNTYFYRGLPPGPIGNPGADALKATINPDDSEKWLYFISVDGKKTDFTTNYADHSKLVQEFNKRQQEQKQNGN is encoded by the coding sequence ATGACCGAGTATGGCCGGGGCTACGGCTCCGAACCGTGGCATCCCGACGACCCGCTCTACGGAGACCGGGGTCCGTACGGAAGCCAGGACCAGCAGCCGCAGTGGGCCGGACAGCAGCCCGCCGGGTATCCCCACCAGCAGTACCCCCACGAGCAGCACCCGCAGCACCCGCACCCGCAGCACCAGCAGCAGCACCCCCAGCAGTACCCGGCGGGCCACGGCGGCTGGGACGGCACCCAGCAGCCGGGAGGCCAGGGGTCGTACGACCCGTACGACCCCTACGGGCAGCACCCGCAGCCCGATCCGTACCTCCAGCCGGGCCAGGACTACCGGGCCCCCCAGCACACCGGCCAGCACTACGCGGGCCAGGAGTACGCGGGCCAGGAGTACTACGCCGGCCAGGACGGCTACCCGCTCGACGGGACCCAGCAGATTCCCGCCCAGCCGCCGGCCCCGCAGCACGGGATGCCGGAGCAGGCCCCGGCGGACCCGCACCGACAGCCTTACGGACAGGCCCCGCACCCGCAGCGGCCGGCCGACTACCCGCCGGACCCCGGACCGCAGCAGCACCCGCAGGCCGGCCCGCACCACGACGAGCCGGGCGCCGGCGACGACTGGCGGGCGGCACCGGACGCCGACGGACTGGAGCCGCGCGCCCCGGAGCGGGACCACCCGTTCTTCGCCGACGACCCGGACGCCGAGGACGAGGGCTACGACGACGAGGACGACCGGCAGTCCGGCCGCGACCGCCGGGGCCGGAAGAACAAGAACAAGAAGAACAAGCGGCGCAGCGGTACCGCCTGCCTGGTCGTGACCCTCGCCCTGGCCGGAGTCGTCGGCGGCGTCGGCTACTTCGGCTACGACTTCTTCATGCGCCACTTCGGCTCGTCCCCCGACTACGAGGGCGAGGGCACTGGTGAGGTGCAGGTGCAGATCCCGGACGGGGTGCTGCTCTCCGAGATGGGCACGATCCTCGCCCGCGACGGCGTGATCAAGAGCGCCGGCGCGTTCACCGAGGCCGCCGGCGACAACAAGAAGGCGCAGAGCCTTCAGCCCGGGACGTACACGCTGCGCAAGCAGATGTCGGCGGCGGCCGCCATCGACCTCATGCTGGATCCCAAGAGCCGCAACGGTCTGACGATCCGGGAGGGCCTGCGCTCCAGCGCGGTCTACGAGCTGATCGACAAGAAGCTCAAGCTCAAGACGGGTACCACCAAGGAGATCGCGCACAGCCAGGCCAAGAACCTCGGCCTGCCGTCCTGGGCCGACGACTCCCCGAAGATCAAGGACCCGCTGGAGGGCTTCCTCTACCCCTCGACCTACAGCGTCGGCGATCACGCCAAACCCGCGGACGTGCTCCGGCAGATGATCTCGCGGGCCAACCAGGAATACCAGAAGTACGATCTCGAAACGAACGCCAAGAAATTCCATCTGGATTCTCCGCTCCAGCTCATCACCGTCGCCAGCCTCACCCAGGCCGAGGGCATGACGCACGATGACTTCCGGAAGATGGCGGCCGTCGTCTACAACCGGCTGGCCCCGACGAACACGGCCACGAACCAGAAGCTGGAATTCGACTCGACGTTCAACTACCTCAAGAACCAGAGCAAGATCAATATCGGTACGAAGGAGATCCGGAACTTCGACGACCCCTACAACACGTACTTCTACCGGGGGTTGCCGCCCGGTCCGATCGGAAACCCCGGCGCCGACGCACTGAAGGCGACGATCAATCCGGACGATTCCGAGAAGTGGCTCTACTTCATCTCGGTGGACGGCAAGAAGACGGACTTCACCACCAACTACGCCGACCACTCGAAGCTCGTCCAGGAATTCAACAAGCGGCAGCAAGAACAGAAGCAGAACGGAAACTGA
- the ruvX gene encoding Holliday junction resolvase RuvX has protein sequence MRRGRRIAVDVGDARIGVASCDPDGVLATPVETVPGRDVPAAHRRLKAIVEEYEPLEVVVGLPRSLSGGEGPAAAKVRAFAQELAGNIAPVGVRLVDERMSTVTATHGLRASGVRSKKGRSVVDQAAAVVILQSALETERTSGRPPGEPVEVVI, from the coding sequence ATGCGACGCGGCCGCCGCATCGCCGTGGATGTCGGGGACGCCCGGATCGGGGTCGCCTCGTGCGACCCCGACGGGGTCCTCGCCACCCCCGTCGAGACCGTGCCGGGGCGGGACGTCCCGGCGGCGCACCGGCGGCTCAAGGCGATCGTCGAGGAGTACGAGCCGCTCGAAGTCGTGGTCGGCCTGCCCCGCTCCCTCAGTGGGGGAGAGGGGCCGGCCGCGGCCAAGGTCCGGGCCTTCGCCCAGGAACTCGCCGGGAACATCGCCCCCGTCGGGGTCCGGTTGGTCGACGAGCGGATGTCGACGGTCACCGCGACCCACGGGCTGCGGGCCTCCGGCGTCCGCAGCAAGAAGGGCCGCTCGGTGGTCGACCAGGCCGCCGCGGTGGTCATCCTCCAGAGCGCGTTGGAGACCGAACGGACCTCCGGGCGGCCGCCCGGGGAGCCCGTCGAAGTGGTCATCTGA
- a CDS encoding DUF948 domain-containing protein, whose translation MSGGEVAGILVAVFWAILVSFLALVLVRLAQTLKATTKMVTQVSEQAVPLLADASETVRSAHTQLARVDAIAADVQEVTANASALSSTVSSAFGGPLVKVAAFGYGVRRAIGKKGLPEPDRTVVVGRTLPGARRGGRRSRRSKD comes from the coding sequence GTGTCCGGTGGAGAGGTGGCCGGGATCCTCGTGGCCGTCTTCTGGGCGATCCTCGTGTCGTTCCTCGCCCTCGTGCTGGTGAGGCTCGCACAGACCCTCAAGGCGACCACCAAGATGGTGACCCAGGTGTCCGAACAGGCCGTTCCGCTCCTCGCCGACGCGTCCGAGACCGTTCGCTCCGCGCACACCCAGCTCGCCCGCGTCGACGCCATCGCCGCCGACGTCCAAGAGGTCACCGCCAACGCCTCGGCGCTCTCCTCGACCGTCTCCTCCGCCTTCGGCGGGCCGCTGGTCAAGGTCGCCGCGTTCGGCTACGGCGTACGGCGCGCGATCGGCAAGAAGGGCCTGCCCGAGCCGGACCGCACCGTCGTCGTCGGCCGCACCCTGCCCGGCGCCCGCCGTGGCGGGCGCCGCTCCCGTCGCTCCAAGGACTGA
- a CDS encoding shikimate dehydrogenase — translation MSHSPEHKKAAVLGSPIAHSLSPVLHRAAYDELGLTGWEYGRYEVDEAALPAFLEKLGPQWAGLSLTMPLKRAVIPLLDEISPTAASVEAVNTVVFTPDGRRRGDNTDIPGMLAALRERGVQQVERAAVLGAGATASSALAALARICTGEVTAYVRSAARADEMRGWGERLGVPVRTAPWDDAAAAFEAPLVVATTPAGSTDPLAAAVPDRPGTLFDVLYEPWPTALAAAWADRGGAVVGGLDLLVHQAVLQVEQMTGRAPAPLAAMRRAGESALAAR, via the coding sequence GTGTCCCACAGCCCCGAGCACAAGAAGGCGGCGGTCCTCGGATCGCCCATCGCGCACTCCCTCTCGCCGGTGCTGCACCGCGCCGCCTACGACGAACTCGGTCTGACCGGCTGGGAGTACGGCCGGTACGAGGTCGACGAGGCGGCCCTGCCCGCGTTCCTGGAGAAGCTCGGCCCCCAGTGGGCGGGCCTGTCGCTGACCATGCCGCTCAAGCGCGCGGTGATCCCGCTGCTGGACGAGATCAGCCCCACCGCGGCCTCCGTGGAGGCGGTCAACACCGTCGTGTTCACCCCCGACGGGCGCCGGCGCGGCGACAACACCGACATCCCCGGCATGCTCGCCGCGCTGCGCGAACGCGGCGTCCAGCAGGTCGAGCGGGCCGCCGTGCTCGGCGCCGGCGCCACCGCCTCCTCGGCGCTGGCCGCGCTCGCCCGGATCTGCACCGGCGAGGTCACCGCGTACGTCCGCAGCGCGGCGCGCGCCGACGAGATGCGCGGCTGGGGCGAGCGGCTGGGGGTCCCGGTCCGCACCGCCCCCTGGGACGACGCCGCCGCGGCCTTCGAGGCACCGCTGGTCGTCGCGACCACCCCGGCGGGCAGCACCGACCCGCTCGCCGCCGCCGTCCCCGACCGGCCGGGCACCCTCTTCGACGTGCTCTACGAGCCCTGGCCGACCGCGCTGGCCGCCGCCTGGGCCGACCGCGGCGGCGCCGTCGTCGGCGGCCTGGACCTCCTGGTCCACCAGGCCGTCCTCCAGGTCGAGCAGATGACCGGCCGGGCGCCGGCGCCGCTCGCCGCGATGCGCCGGGCCGGCGAGTCGGCGCTCGCGGCCCGCTGA
- a CDS encoding replication-associated recombination protein A codes for MEPDLFTAAAEDRQEKDPAGSPLAVRMRPRTLDEVVGQQHLLKPGSPLRRLVGEGAGGPAGPSSVFLWGPPGIGKTTLAYVVSQATNKRFVELSAITAGVKEVRAVIDGARRASGGYGKETVLFLDEIHRFSKAQQDSLLPAVENRWVTLIAATTENPYFSVISPLLSRSLLLTLEPLTDDDLRGLLRRALTDERGLGGAVTLPGDTEAHLLRIAGGDARRALTALEAGAGSALAKREQEITLQTLEEAVDRAAVKYDRAGDQHYDVASALIKSIRGSDVDAALHYLARMIEAGEDPRFIARRLMISASEDIGLADPTALQTAVAAAQAVALIGFPEARITLSQATIALALAPKSNAAYLAIDAALADVRAGKAGPVPAHLRDSHYKGAQKLGHGQGYQYPHDLPGGIAAQQYAPDAVHGTRYYTPTRHGTEARYADVAERVRARLRGESGGD; via the coding sequence GTGGAGCCCGACCTGTTCACCGCCGCCGCGGAAGACCGTCAGGAGAAGGACCCGGCGGGGTCCCCTCTCGCCGTACGCATGCGCCCCCGCACCCTCGACGAGGTCGTCGGGCAGCAGCATCTGCTCAAGCCCGGCTCGCCGCTGCGGCGGTTGGTCGGTGAGGGTGCCGGAGGCCCGGCGGGCCCGTCGTCGGTGTTCCTGTGGGGCCCGCCCGGCATCGGCAAGACGACCCTGGCGTACGTCGTCAGCCAGGCGACGAACAAGCGCTTCGTGGAGCTCTCCGCGATCACGGCCGGCGTCAAGGAGGTCCGGGCGGTCATCGACGGCGCCCGCCGCGCCTCGGGCGGCTACGGCAAGGAGACCGTCCTCTTCCTCGACGAGATCCACCGCTTCAGCAAGGCCCAGCAGGACTCCCTGCTGCCGGCGGTGGAGAACCGCTGGGTGACGCTGATCGCCGCCACCACCGAGAACCCGTACTTCTCGGTGATCTCCCCGCTGCTCTCCCGCTCCCTGCTGCTGACCCTCGAACCGCTCACCGACGACGACCTGCGGGGCCTGCTGCGCCGGGCACTGACCGACGAGCGCGGGCTCGGCGGGGCGGTCACCCTCCCCGGGGACACCGAGGCCCATCTGCTGCGGATCGCGGGCGGCGACGCCCGGCGGGCGCTCACGGCCCTGGAGGCCGGTGCCGGATCGGCGCTGGCCAAGCGGGAGCAGGAGATCACCCTCCAGACGCTGGAGGAGGCGGTGGACCGCGCGGCGGTGAAGTACGACCGGGCCGGCGACCAGCACTACGACGTCGCCAGCGCCCTGATCAAGTCCATCCGCGGCTCCGATGTGGACGCCGCGCTGCACTATCTGGCGCGGATGATCGAGGCGGGGGAGGACCCGCGGTTCATCGCCCGCCGCCTGATGATCTCGGCCAGCGAGGACATCGGCCTGGCCGACCCGACGGCACTGCAGACGGCGGTGGCCGCCGCCCAGGCGGTGGCGCTGATCGGCTTCCCCGAGGCCCGGATCACGCTGAGCCAGGCCACCATCGCGCTCGCCCTCGCCCCGAAGTCGAACGCCGCGTATCTGGCGATAGACGCCGCGCTGGCGGACGTCCGCGCCGGCAAGGCCGGGCCGGTGCCCGCGCACCTGCGCGACAGTCACTACAAGGGCGCCCAGAAGCTCGGTCACGGCCAGGGCTATCAGTACCCGCACGACCTGCCGGGCGGCATCGCGGCCCAGCAGTACGCCCCGGACGCGGTGCACGGCACGCGCTACTACACCCCCACCCGGCACGGCACCGAGGCGCGCTACGCCGATGTCGCCGAGCGGGTGCGGGCCCGGCTGCGCGGCGAGAGCGGCGGCGACTGA
- the alaS gene encoding alanine--tRNA ligase produces MESAEIRRRWLRFFEERGHTVVPSASLIADDPTLLLVPAGMVPFKPYFLGEVKPPFKTATSVQKCVRTPDIEEVGKTTRHGTFFQMCGNFSFGDYFKEGAIKYAWELLTTPVAEGGYGLEPEKLWITVYLDDDEAERIWHEVVGVPKERIQRLGKKENYWSMGVPGPCGPCSEINYDRGPEFGVEGGPAVNDERYVEIWNLVFMQYERGQGLGKEDFEILGELPSKNIDTGLGLERLAMILQGVHNMYETDTLRVVIDKAGELTGVRYGAAVDSDVSLRVVADHMRTSTMLIGDGVTPGNEGRGYVLRRIMRRAIRNMRLLGATGPVVGDLLDVVIRAMGQQYPELLEDRKRIETVALAEEAAFLKTLKAGTNILDSAVTETKAGGGTVLAGDKAFLLHDTWGFPIDLTLEMAAEQGLSVDEDGFRRLMKEQRERAKADAQAKKHGHADMSAYREIADSSGSSVFTGYTDTEGESTVVGLVVNGASAPAAHEGDEVEVVLDRTPFYAEGGGQLADTGRIKLDNGAVVEVRDVQQPVPGVIVHKGVVQVGEVVLGSAAYAGIDIQRRRAIARAHSATHLTHQALRDALGPTAAQAGSENSPGRFRFDFGSPTAVPGSVLTDVEQKINDVLARELDVHAEVMSMDEAKKQGAIAEFGEKYGERVRVVTIGDFSKELCGGTHVHNTAQLGLVKLLGESSIGSGVRRVEALVGVDAYRFLAREHTVVSQLTELVKGRPEELPEKISGVLAKLKDAEKEIEKYRAEKVLQAAAGLAEGAKDVRGVALVAARVQDGTSADDLRKLVLDVRGRIQGDRAVVVALFTVAGGRPLTVIATNEAARERGIKAGDLVRTAAKTLGGGGGGKPDVAQGGGQNAAAVPEAVEAVERLVAEAA; encoded by the coding sequence ATGGAGTCGGCTGAAATCCGCCGCCGCTGGCTGCGCTTCTTCGAAGAGCGCGGGCACACCGTCGTGCCGTCGGCGTCGCTCATCGCGGACGACCCGACGCTGCTCCTGGTCCCGGCGGGCATGGTCCCCTTCAAGCCGTACTTCCTCGGCGAGGTCAAGCCCCCGTTCAAGACCGCCACCAGCGTCCAGAAGTGCGTCCGCACGCCGGACATCGAAGAGGTCGGCAAGACCACCCGGCACGGCACGTTCTTCCAGATGTGCGGCAACTTCTCCTTCGGCGACTACTTCAAGGAAGGCGCCATCAAGTACGCCTGGGAGTTGCTGACGACTCCCGTGGCGGAGGGCGGCTACGGCCTGGAGCCCGAGAAGCTCTGGATCACCGTCTACCTGGACGACGACGAGGCCGAGCGCATCTGGCACGAGGTCGTCGGGGTGCCCAAGGAGCGCATCCAGCGCCTGGGCAAGAAGGAGAACTACTGGTCCATGGGCGTCCCGGGCCCCTGCGGCCCGTGCTCGGAGATCAACTACGACCGGGGCCCCGAGTTCGGCGTCGAGGGCGGCCCGGCCGTCAACGACGAGCGCTACGTGGAGATCTGGAACCTGGTCTTCATGCAGTACGAGCGCGGCCAGGGCCTCGGCAAGGAGGACTTCGAGATCCTCGGCGAGCTGCCGTCGAAGAACATCGACACCGGCCTCGGCCTGGAACGCCTCGCCATGATCCTGCAGGGCGTGCACAACATGTACGAGACCGACACCCTCCGCGTGGTCATCGACAAGGCCGGTGAGCTCACCGGCGTCCGCTACGGCGCCGCCGTCGACTCCGACGTCTCGCTGCGCGTGGTCGCCGACCACATGCGCACCTCCACGATGCTCATCGGCGACGGCGTCACCCCCGGCAACGAGGGCCGCGGCTACGTCCTGCGCCGCATCATGCGCCGCGCCATCCGCAACATGCGGCTGCTCGGCGCCACCGGCCCGGTCGTCGGCGACCTGCTCGACGTGGTCATCCGGGCGATGGGGCAGCAGTACCCGGAGCTCCTGGAGGACCGCAAGCGGATCGAGACGGTCGCCCTCGCCGAGGAGGCCGCCTTCCTCAAGACCCTCAAGGCCGGCACCAACATCCTCGACAGCGCGGTGACCGAGACCAAGGCCGGCGGCGGCACGGTGCTCGCCGGCGACAAGGCGTTCCTGCTCCACGACACCTGGGGCTTCCCGATCGACCTCACCCTCGAAATGGCCGCCGAGCAGGGCCTGTCGGTGGACGAGGACGGCTTCCGCCGCCTGATGAAGGAGCAGCGGGAGCGCGCCAAGGCCGACGCCCAGGCCAAGAAGCACGGCCACGCCGACATGTCGGCGTACCGCGAGATCGCCGACTCCTCCGGCTCCTCGGTCTTCACCGGCTACACCGACACCGAGGGCGAGTCCACCGTCGTCGGCCTGGTGGTCAACGGCGCCTCCGCCCCGGCCGCCCACGAGGGCGACGAGGTCGAGGTCGTGCTGGACCGCACGCCGTTCTACGCCGAGGGCGGCGGCCAGCTCGCCGACACCGGCCGCATCAAGCTGGACAACGGCGCCGTCGTCGAGGTGCGCGACGTCCAGCAGCCGGTCCCCGGCGTCATCGTCCACAAGGGCGTGGTGCAGGTCGGCGAGGTGGTGCTCGGCTCCGCCGCGTACGCCGGCATCGACATCCAGCGCCGCCGGGCCATCGCCCGCGCCCACAGCGCCACCCACCTCACCCACCAGGCGCTGCGCGACGCCCTGGGCCCGACGGCCGCCCAGGCCGGTTCGGAGAACTCCCCGGGCCGCTTCCGCTTCGACTTCGGTTCGCCGACGGCGGTGCCCGGCTCGGTCCTCACCGACGTCGAGCAGAAGATCAACGACGTCCTGGCCCGTGAACTCGATGTGCACGCCGAGGTCATGAGCATGGACGAGGCCAAGAAGCAGGGCGCCATCGCCGAGTTCGGCGAGAAGTACGGCGAGCGGGTCCGCGTCGTCACCATCGGTGACTTCTCCAAGGAGCTGTGCGGCGGTACGCACGTCCACAACACCGCCCAGCTGGGCCTGGTGAAGCTGCTCGGCGAGTCCTCCATCGGCTCCGGCGTGCGTCGTGTCGAGGCCCTGGTCGGCGTGGACGCCTACCGCTTCCTGGCCCGTGAGCACACCGTCGTCTCGCAGCTCACCGAGCTGGTCAAGGGGCGCCCGGAGGAGCTGCCGGAGAAGATCTCCGGTGTCCTGGCCAAGCTGAAGGACGCCGAGAAGGAGATCGAGAAGTACCGCGCGGAGAAGGTGCTGCAGGCCGCGGCCGGGCTGGCCGAGGGCGCCAAGGACGTCCGCGGGGTGGCCCTGGTCGCCGCCCGGGTCCAGGACGGCACCTCCGCCGACGACCTGCGCAAGCTGGTCCTCGACGTGCGCGGCCGGATCCAGGGCGACCGCGCCGTGGTGGTGGCCCTGTTCACCGTGGCGGGCGGCCGTCCGCTGACCGTCATCGCCACCAACGAGGCCGCCCGTGAGCGCGGCATCAAGGCCGGCGACCTGGTCCGTACCGCCGCCAAGACGCTCGGCGGTGGCGGTGGCGGCAAGCCGGACGTCGCCCAGGGCGGCGGGCAGAACGCCGCCGCGGTGCCCGAGGCCGTCGAGGCCGTCGAGCGCCTCGTGGCCGAGGCGGCCTGA